In Syntrophorhabdaceae bacterium, the DNA window AGATAAGGTTATCTTTTATTGTACCGCCAACATGATGAATGCGTGCCTCGTAATCGATGGGCACCTTTTCCGTATGAAAACCGGACCCGGAACGGATTACATTAAGAAAGGTGTCATCGTCAACAAAATAGACAAAAGAGTTTATTTGGTTATTCTTGTCAATCTTCAACCTGTATGGGCGTCCGGCACATAACTTGCTTAAATCATGAATCCCCGCGGATGAATCTCTGATCTGAAAAAGTTCATTCAGTTCAAGTTTGTACCTTTTGAAAATGGTAAAGAGGGTATCACCGTCCCTGATCGTACCGTTTATCTGTTTATATGAATTTTGTCCACACTCATCTTCCTCGTGTTGTGTGCTTGTCTTCAGGTTTAGTCCCAGGGCCAACAGGAGGACTGCCAGGAAGACGGTCAGTATGAGCGTTCTTTTCATGTAGAAGCTCCCATGTTATCTTTTGTGGTGTTCCCCGTATCGATCTGTTTCTTCTTTGATGCCCGAATGGAGAGGACAATTATGCTGCCTACGATGACGCCAAGCAGCACAGAGAGAAATATCACTATCGCGAGAGATGCCTCGAATTTCCAGAAAATGAATGAAATAGTAACTATCGCGGCATTCTGAACTGAAAATATAGTAACTATCGCCAGAAGAATTATTATCAGGACCAATGCGCTCATTAATCTCTCCCTATAAATATATTTTATAGCTTATGATAATATTTAGCCAGCAAAGCTTTTGTTAACTACCATGCATTTAATATTTAATACCCTGCACTTGTACTGCAGCGCTGTCTCAAGCGCAATATTATAAACACAATTAATGCGCAGCAACGTATACACAGTATAGGCGATAAGAAGACCTATGAAGATTATGGAGCGGGCTATGAATAATATAGTAGACATATCTATTGTAAGACTCCTAATGTTTTGTCCAGCTCATACCACAGAAGGTTGATCATGTTGCTTGCTCCAAGCAAGCTGTTGTCCAGTTCGGATTTTGTATTCTCGACAATGACCCTTAGATCGTCAAAGGCCTTTTTGTTTGTATCCCCGACAGTATTTTTTACCTTCTGAAGCTCCTCGGAGATAGCCTGAAGCTCGGCCTTTACGTTCCCGATATTTCTGG includes these proteins:
- a CDS encoding LapA family protein, coding for MSALVLIIILLAIVTIFSVQNAAIVTISFIFWKFEASLAIVIFLSVLLGVIVGSIIVLSIRASKKKQIDTGNTTKDNMGAST